Within the bacterium genome, the region GCGAATGATTTGAAGTCGTTATTTTCCCAAGCTTTCTGAATATCTGAGATCGCATTATAAAGCGCATTCGATCGTGTCGTTTTGCGAGCAAGGTAGTAGCTGTCATCGTTGAAGTATCTGTATTCAATTGTCCTTTCGACATAGATAATAGTGATCGGACGTGAATAGTACACATCATCTATTGACAAGTAGGGCGGCACATTAATGTAATAGTAGAACGGTGAGAATAGGCAGCGATTAATGATCGGCTCAAAGAAGTAGTGGCTCCATCGCCAGCTTGGCGAATAATAACCATAGTCTTGATGGTGGTGACGATAATAGCCTGATCGTAACTCCTGATTGCGTTTAATTAAGAAAGGTAACCCGCTGCCGTAGTTCCTCGGTAAAGGTTTTTCTGTATATCGCTTGTCATAACTGGACTGCGCATTGGGAGTTGTTCGGCTTTTATACCAAGAGTCATTAGCAAAGTGTCCCGCTTTATTGTCATTTTTGACCCTATAATCGAAATTGCGGTTCCAGTTGTTGTTGCTCTTATCTTTGCTTTTGTCGCGGTTATTGGCAACACTGTCACGATTATTATCTTTGCTCTTGTCTAGGTTCTTGTCTTTATCGCGGTTGTTGGTAACACTGTCTTGGTTCTTATCTTTATCGCTGATGTTGGTAACACGTTCGCGATTAATGACTTGATCGCGGTTGTATGTAATAAGGTTGCGATTATTGGTAACACGGTTATTGATATTTACTTGGTCACGGTTGTTAGTAACTTGTTCGCGATTGTTAGTAACACTGTTGTTGTTATTTACTTGATTACGGTTGATAATAACTCTTTCGCGGTTGTTGTTTAGGTCTCGATTAACATTTTTATCTTTAACTATAGTTCGGTTAGAGTTATTATTGTTAATGGCGGGACCTTCATCACCTTTTGGGCGAGTTCGATCATTAGTTGCATCCCGATTGTTGTCAGAAATACGGTTATTTGAGTTATTTTCGATACGGGGTCTGCTGCGCTCGGTTGATTTTTCAACTACCACTGGGTTGTCAGGTCGATTGCGATTAATATAGGCACTGCCTGTCTCTCTGCGAGGTTCTTCGCGCTTTACCTGGGTATTTGAATTGTTAATGGGGGTGTTTATAACTTGGTTGCGGTTGATATTAACACGGTTGTTGTTAACTTGGATGTTATTTTCAACACGGTTATTGTTTTCAACTCGCTTGTTGTTATTATCTGTTTCCCTATTTCGAACGCGTTCAGATTGGTTATTGGTTGTCTTGTCTTTTTCAATCGTTTTATTTGAATTATCGACACGTTCGACCTTGTCGGATTTATCTGGGGTGCGGGGTTGGCTGCGAGAATCTGTGACTTTATCTGTATTCCCCGATTCACGCGAACCACCACGGTCAGCTTGAGCGCTAATTGGCAGGAGTAATCCTATCGCCAGCGCCAATACGCTTGAAAATACAAAATTACTGTTAGTGCGGTACATTATGCGCCTCCTTCGGCATCGGGAATACCGTTTATATATACGGTTGATCCCATCCTTTCGGCTTCGATTGATTCGATAAGCCTTCTGGGAGCCTAATCGTGAGCATTATTTCATCTCACAATAGTTAAGACGCGAGGGAATCGTTTTCGTTTGATTCGTAAGAAGAATTATTTATAAAAAAGGGGGGGGGAACTACTCGTTAGCGGCTTGACTGTTTGACCAACGGAAATAGGACTTTAGCATTTGGGTCTCAACATTGAGGATTTTAAGACGGTGAGAGCAGGAATCACAAGTAGCAAGATGAGACTCAATTACTTCCAATAATTGGGTATCCAATGAGCCATCTATGTATTCAAGAAGGCTATCTGTAACCTTCTTGCAATTCATCTTTGTTCCACCTCGTGAGTTTACCGCCATCTTTTCAACTAATCGCAATATTGGGTCCATTACAACCTCCCTCAATTCAGATCTGCAATTGCATGGAGAAAACCAACCTTCCGACGAACCCTATAGGATGTCGCGCAGACTTTAAGTCGTCATCGCAGCCTTACTCAGACAATACCACGTCGAGCTTGCGGTACATGCAAGCACATATACGCGTTGTTACTTCTGGAAGTTTCTTTTATCGATGAGCCAGTCAATAGCCTAACATGTCGATTAAACTTATTAGTCAGTAACATGACTGCAATTCAAAAGGGTAAAATAACGAGCGATGACTCCAAGCCGTCTCCTTACACTATTAATCATCGGAATAAGTACCGCGATTTGTCAGGTGTCACACAAGACAGCTTTAATATTATTGACGCTTTGTAAGCTGCCAAGTTATTGCAAAGTGTGGAAATTGCCGTTATGGCTTCTGATAGGATTAGGACTGATAACGCTTGTTGGATGTAAGCGAAGCGCTGATTATTTGCCTTTAGCAGTGGGCAATACATGGGTTTATGATGCTCAAATTGGAGATCAACATATAAGAGATGTTGTTCGCAGGGTAACCGCGGAGAAATTCCCTAACTATCCAAAAGTAAGCACGATAATCACAATTGTTGGGAATATCGCTGGCAAGGAGTATTGGGCTTCCGATAGCAATGGCGTTTATGAGGTCATTTCTTCGTTTCAAGTGCCTAATGCTAAAACGGTTGTCCCCGTATTGGAGCTGCCGATAAAAGCAGGCGCTGTTTTTAATAAAAGTGAAAAACTATCAGGTTCTGATATTACTCGAGAAATTAGTCATCGGATAATTGGGATCGAGCATTTGAAGCTGGCTGTGGGTGAAGTGCGAGCAGTTCATGTAGAGCAGACCGTTCGCTTGCAACGCGCTGGTATGGAACGCAGTAATACTGTTGATTATTGGTTCACGCGATATCTAGGTATCGTCCAAGAAAAGAGAACGGTGAATGGTCAGGTCATGACTTTTCGCTTGAAAGAATTTTCAGTGCGTGAAAAATGATTAATCAAATTAATGATGACTTACTATTGGGCCGACGCTTCTATTGGTTATTGATTATCCTTTTATTGTTTACAGGGTGCGGTCCTAAACCTACGGTTAAGGGAAGCAACAAGTCTCTTAAAGTGGCGATTATTTCTCGTGAAGTATCAACTCCCTATTTAGAATCGCTTATAAAAGGCGCGCAACGAGCTGCTACCGAGCAAAAAGCAGTTCTTGTTTTTCAAAAGCTGCCTCAAGAGGAAGACCCCTGTAAAACAGTTCAGTGTCAGGTCAATGCTCTTCAAGAAGCCATCAAAAGCAAGGTCGATGCAATCGTTCTTGATCCTGTCGATACTAATGCGCTTGCCGCTAGTATTAAATCGGCAGTTGATTCGAAAATACCGGTCGTATTAATCGAATCAGGACCGGATGCAAAGCTTGCTCAGGCAATTATCGGGCCTGACAGTACAGATACAGGCAAAAAAGCTGCTCGCCAATTGGTCTCATTGATCAATAATAAAGGAACAATAGTTTTCTTGCCAGCCGCAGCCATCGATTCGCTTCAGCAGCAACGCATTAGCTTTACTCTAGCTGTAAAACAGGAACGAAAGATTAAAGTCATCGAATGCGCCTTTCCCGTGTTGGATTCCCATCCGGATTTATCCGCTTTAAATATTACGTTAGATGCACTGAATAAGTCCACCCCCGACTTGAAAGGCATTTATATTGCTCATGAAACCGCAATTCCGCTTGTTCTGGAATACATCCGAACGCATCCTTCAGCGAAAAAGTGGAAAATTGTTGCCTATGGAATGACGACAGAATCACTTCACGCCCTGAAACAGTCTAAGACCATCCAATGCCTAATAACTCCAGATGCCGAATCCATCGGTTATTGCGCCGTAACTAATGCCCTTCGAATCCTCCACAACGAAAGCTTCGAACCCAAAAAAGCCATCCCGATGCTGGTGTTGAAGAAGTAAGGGAATAGGTATCAGTCTCATTGCCCTTACTTCAATTCTTAGGAAACAGGAAAATAAGAAATCCACTTACCAAGAATAGATCAGCGTATCGATTGCAGTTCTGTAGTGCTCGTCGCTTCTAAGGGAATATGAACTCAATTATTGGCTTAGAGTAGAACAAAAATGATATTCGCCCGATGCCACGTTTAATGTCGCAATTCCATCTTTTAATTGGACAAAATCTATCCCCTCAGACTGAGCAATCGTCATACCGCTTTCTGTTATGGCATCTAGCTTATCCGCTGGGATGAACACCGTTGCCGACGTGTTTGCGGGGATTTTGATGTCTAGTTCGAACACGCTATTGTTGTGTTTCCATTCAGAGACAATGCGTCCACGTATGGATTGATATTCTGAGCGGACGAAATCGAGCTTATCAATTGCCTGTGGATAGATATTGAAATGTTTGAAGCCTGGAGCTTCAACAGTGGGTTTGATACCGCCTAAGCCCTGGGTGAACCAGGAGCCAATTGCCATAAAGCAATTATGAACACTCGATCTGTCCCAGTTAAAGAGAGGTTTCCAGTGTTCCCAGATTGTACAAGCGCCCATAGCCATCATAAAGCCATAGCCGGGGTAAGTTTGATTTGTGGTGAAGAGGTGTATTAAGTCCGAGCGTCCTTCTTTCACGAGGGTGTCAATCAGATAATAGGTTCCCAGAATGCCCGTGTCCAGATGCCCGTCACGAGTAATTTCAATATCGTCGATCAGATTCTGCAATACCTTATTGTGCTGTCCCTCAGGAACTAAGCCAATCGCCAACGGAACTGCTAAATAGGC harbors:
- a CDS encoding substrate-binding domain-containing protein, which encodes MINQINDDLLLGRRFYWLLIILLLFTGCGPKPTVKGSNKSLKVAIISREVSTPYLESLIKGAQRAATEQKAVLVFQKLPQEEDPCKTVQCQVNALQEAIKSKVDAIVLDPVDTNALAASIKSAVDSKIPVVLIESGPDAKLAQAIIGPDSTDTGKKAARQLVSLINNKGTIVFLPAAAIDSLQQQRISFTLAVKQERKIKVIECAFPVLDSHPDLSALNITLDALNKSTPDLKGIYIAHETAIPLVLEYIRTHPSAKKWKIVAYGMTTESLHALKQSKTIQCLITPDAESIGYCAVTNALRILHNESFEPKKAIPMLVLKK
- a CDS encoding zf-HC2 domain-containing protein, whose protein sequence is MDPILRLVEKMAVNSRGGTKMNCKKVTDSLLEYIDGSLDTQLLEVIESHLATCDSCSHRLKILNVETQMLKSYFRWSNSQAANE